A DNA window from Agrobacterium vaccinii contains the following coding sequences:
- a CDS encoding sensor histidine kinase encodes MKRFDFTIRLVGAFAVLAILIVSQGLLNRHIATVAEQQVIRGRYAGDLLSGLLELSATKQRLRAWSLRALIGADHAPGDGEMLRAHMATTIEQLQRISQKTREMDHLAAGPDADDDARDEALRLISGSVIALKPAIEQIRSHTGADDVRTAWASIETIFDQGAGRDLREVLNDIIAKERSQLVITRANADAALLQLNRVLAGMTFIIAVIGMGLAYAIANAIRRPLQQMSEGAKAYEAGQLEHRIPVTTTDEFGRFATSINRMASELLLRRHEEANQRIILEQQVKERTSALENALSRLRASEGRRRSLLADISHELRTPTTAIRGEAEIALRGQKADDDYRASLERIGQAASQMGSLIDDLLMMSRGEDETLALNREPIDIAGPLEEALLSAAALANQRSVAIVTDIEDAETVVAGDAFRLRQVIAILLDNAIRYSPQNGQVKIVSHVVENTWELVVHDNGIGIEPDALNHVFERNFRGDNARLHRPEGTGLGLSIARHLVSAHDGTITLSSDSGKGTTATLRLPLLKNGAFVEATVEATE; translated from the coding sequence ATGAAGCGCTTCGACTTCACGATACGGCTGGTTGGAGCCTTTGCGGTCCTCGCCATCCTGATTGTGTCCCAAGGACTGCTCAATCGTCACATCGCAACAGTGGCGGAGCAGCAGGTTATTCGCGGTCGCTATGCGGGTGATCTTCTGTCTGGACTGCTGGAACTTTCCGCGACCAAGCAGCGGCTGCGTGCGTGGTCTCTGCGCGCTCTGATTGGCGCAGATCATGCGCCTGGCGATGGTGAAATGCTCCGCGCTCACATGGCCACGACGATCGAACAGCTTCAACGTATCAGCCAGAAAACGCGGGAGATGGATCATCTCGCTGCCGGGCCTGATGCTGATGATGACGCGCGCGACGAGGCCTTGCGGCTTATCTCAGGCAGCGTGATCGCGCTCAAACCGGCCATCGAACAGATCAGGTCCCATACCGGAGCAGATGATGTGCGAACCGCATGGGCCTCCATAGAAACGATTTTCGATCAGGGAGCCGGGCGAGACCTTCGCGAAGTCCTCAACGACATCATCGCCAAGGAACGATCGCAACTCGTTATCACGCGGGCAAACGCGGATGCCGCCCTTTTGCAACTCAATCGTGTCCTTGCGGGGATGACGTTCATCATCGCTGTCATCGGCATGGGATTGGCATATGCGATCGCCAACGCCATCCGCCGCCCTCTGCAACAAATGTCCGAAGGGGCGAAAGCCTATGAAGCCGGTCAACTCGAACATCGCATCCCTGTGACGACCACCGACGAATTTGGCCGGTTCGCCACCAGCATCAATCGCATGGCGTCGGAGCTTTTGCTGAGGAGGCACGAGGAAGCCAACCAGCGGATCATCCTTGAACAACAGGTCAAGGAGCGGACATCTGCTCTTGAAAATGCCCTATCGCGATTGCGCGCTTCCGAGGGACGCAGACGCAGCTTGTTGGCCGATATCAGCCACGAATTGCGCACGCCTACCACTGCAATTCGGGGTGAAGCGGAGATCGCGCTGCGCGGACAGAAGGCGGATGATGATTATCGCGCATCGCTGGAGCGCATTGGCCAGGCGGCAAGCCAGATGGGAAGCCTGATCGATGATCTCTTGATGATGTCGCGCGGCGAAGACGAGACTTTGGCGCTCAACAGGGAGCCGATCGATATTGCCGGTCCGCTTGAAGAGGCTTTGTTGAGTGCCGCCGCCCTGGCCAATCAGCGAAGCGTTGCAATCGTGACCGATATTGAAGATGCAGAGACGGTCGTGGCTGGTGATGCGTTCCGCTTGCGACAGGTCATCGCGATTTTGCTCGATAACGCCATCCGTTATTCGCCTCAAAACGGTCAAGTGAAAATCGTGTCCCATGTGGTCGAAAACACATGGGAACTGGTCGTGCACGACAACGGGATCGGCATCGAACCCGATGCGCTGAACCACGTCTTCGAACGCAATTTCCGCGGTGACAATGCAAGGCTTCATCGTCCCGAGGGCACCGGCCTTGGGCTGTCCATCGCCAGGCATCTGGTCTCTGCGCATGATGGAACAATCACTCTTTCCAGCGATAGTGGCAAGGGAACGACGGCGACGCTTCGATTGCCATTGCTCAAAAACGGTGCCTTCGTCGAAGCCACCGTGGAGGCGACAGAGTGA
- a CDS encoding IucA/IucC family protein: MSVAWKAAETATFQSFANCYMREIDTGKAVRHKVFAREIDCIEWVLHGSRMFIRAEVTSASLCGPHHFGRIWQRAFSETVWHPCAPMPALQALMREAYQSAPEGSNRNGCETELLLRVMDSNQQINTNIEYALAEPDERDDFIAAEQSLIFGHWLHPTPKSRQGMTFWQQKTYAPEFHGRFQLHYFAARTDFVTHASATDQSADRIVAQLAGSSARNFGIRGNETLLPMHPLQAQALLLDPDISAMMAEGALRSLGPAGPHFTATSSVRTVWSEDADWMLKFSLPVRITNSVRINGRDELDAGVAMAKLVDRFDLAREMPSFRIIRDPAFITLDIPGRKESGFETIFRENPFRAKSGTGIVTLASLTAEPIPGQLSRLERLVRQVNAGESGNIEATASLWFRQYLDCAVTPLIELYERHGIALEAHQQNSLVDIGTGYPRLGYYRDNQGFYLSESHRPAIASAVPETETINSLYFPEADIRDRFAYYLIVNQVFSVISRMAHDGLADETALLRILRDHLETLALSMRGLGRDFIRHILDEADIGTKANLATRLADVDELSSMGDHSLYRKMPNPLSLPTITDTNTVRPHAIAS; encoded by the coding sequence ATGTCTGTCGCCTGGAAGGCTGCCGAGACAGCCACGTTTCAGAGTTTCGCCAATTGCTACATGCGCGAGATCGATACCGGCAAAGCTGTTCGCCATAAGGTATTCGCAAGAGAAATCGACTGCATCGAATGGGTGCTGCATGGCAGCAGAATGTTTATCAGAGCCGAAGTGACCTCGGCATCACTCTGCGGCCCGCACCATTTTGGCCGCATATGGCAGCGCGCATTCTCAGAAACCGTTTGGCACCCTTGCGCGCCCATGCCTGCCTTGCAGGCATTGATGCGGGAGGCCTATCAGAGTGCGCCGGAAGGTAGCAATCGGAACGGCTGCGAGACAGAACTTCTGTTGCGCGTGATGGACAGCAACCAGCAGATCAACACCAATATCGAATATGCGCTGGCCGAACCCGACGAGCGTGATGATTTCATTGCTGCCGAACAATCACTCATATTCGGACACTGGCTGCACCCGACGCCGAAAAGTCGACAGGGCATGACCTTCTGGCAGCAGAAAACCTATGCGCCGGAATTCCATGGCCGTTTTCAGCTGCATTATTTTGCGGCACGAACGGATTTCGTGACGCATGCGTCGGCGACCGACCAGTCTGCCGACCGTATCGTCGCCCAACTCGCCGGTTCTAGCGCCCGCAACTTCGGTATTCGCGGCAATGAAACACTCCTGCCAATGCACCCCTTGCAGGCGCAGGCACTGCTACTTGATCCCGACATCAGCGCGATGATGGCAGAAGGCGCCCTTCGAAGCCTTGGTCCTGCGGGGCCACATTTCACGGCAACGTCGTCGGTGCGCACGGTCTGGAGCGAAGACGCCGACTGGATGCTGAAGTTTTCGCTGCCTGTGCGCATCACCAATTCGGTGCGCATCAACGGGCGTGACGAGCTGGATGCGGGCGTCGCCATGGCAAAGCTGGTCGACCGGTTCGATCTTGCACGAGAGATGCCATCGTTCCGCATCATCCGGGACCCCGCCTTCATCACGCTTGATATTCCTGGCCGCAAAGAAAGCGGGTTCGAGACGATTTTCCGGGAAAACCCGTTTAGGGCAAAGAGTGGGACGGGTATCGTCACGCTCGCATCGCTGACGGCGGAACCAATTCCGGGCCAACTGTCGCGGCTGGAACGGCTCGTCAGGCAGGTAAATGCTGGGGAGAGCGGCAATATCGAAGCAACCGCATCGCTCTGGTTTCGCCAATATCTCGATTGCGCTGTCACGCCATTGATCGAGCTTTATGAGAGGCATGGAATTGCGCTCGAGGCGCACCAACAAAACAGCCTTGTCGATATCGGCACGGGTTACCCAAGGCTGGGCTACTACCGCGACAATCAGGGTTTCTATCTCTCCGAAAGCCATAGGCCAGCAATCGCAAGCGCCGTGCCCGAAACAGAAACGATCAACTCCCTCTATTTCCCCGAAGCAGATATTCGTGACCGCTTTGCCTATTACCTGATCGTCAATCAGGTGTTTTCGGTCATCAGCCGCATGGCGCATGATGGGCTTGCCGATGAGACGGCCCTCCTGCGGATACTACGTGATCATCTGGAAACGCTTGCGCTTTCCATGCGCGGACTTGGCCGCGATTTCATCCGGCATATTCTGGATGAAGCCGATATCGGCACCAAAGCGAACCTTGCTACCCGACTGGCCGATGTGGACGAACTGAGTTCGATGGGGGACCACTCGCTCTACCGAAAGATGCCCAACCCGCTGAGCCTGCCCACGATCACAGATACCAACACGGTGAGGCCGCATGCCATTGCCTCTTGA
- a CDS encoding branched-chain amino acid ABC transporter permease: protein MSGTAPMSVAMGTRPVARHSKKSYIAAFAVIAVLLAIAPFVAYPVFVMKVLCFALFALAFNLLFGFGGMLSFGHAAYFGMASYVSAYTAKYWGLTPELSIISGIAVAAILGLIIGGLAIRSKGIYFSMVTLAFAQMIYFFSLQAPSFTGGEDGIQTVPRRALFGLIDISSDRSIYVLVCAIFLMGLFIIYRTIHSPFGQVLKCIRENENRALSLGYNVPRYKLLVFVLSASLAGMAGATKALVFQLASLTDVHWAMSGEVVLMAILGGIGTIFGPILGASVIVGMQNYLASMGAWVMVIQGCVFVVCVLVFREGILGLVARLAKIKL, encoded by the coding sequence ATGAGTGGCACCGCTCCCATGTCTGTAGCGATGGGCACGCGACCTGTCGCCCGTCATTCGAAGAAATCCTATATCGCGGCCTTTGCCGTCATTGCGGTCCTTCTGGCAATCGCGCCCTTCGTCGCTTATCCGGTCTTCGTGATGAAGGTTTTGTGCTTTGCGCTGTTTGCACTGGCTTTCAACCTGCTCTTCGGTTTTGGCGGAATGCTGTCCTTCGGCCACGCGGCCTATTTCGGCATGGCCAGTTATGTGTCTGCCTATACGGCGAAGTACTGGGGCCTGACGCCTGAGCTTTCCATTATCTCCGGTATAGCAGTCGCCGCCATTCTGGGCCTGATCATCGGTGGATTGGCCATACGCAGCAAGGGCATCTATTTCTCGATGGTCACGCTGGCCTTTGCACAGATGATCTATTTCTTCTCGCTTCAGGCACCCTCTTTCACGGGTGGGGAAGACGGCATTCAGACGGTGCCGCGTCGCGCCTTGTTCGGCCTGATCGACATCTCCAGCGACAGGTCCATCTATGTCCTGGTCTGCGCAATATTCCTTATGGGCCTTTTCATCATCTACCGCACCATCCATTCCCCCTTCGGGCAGGTGCTGAAATGCATTCGCGAGAATGAGAACCGTGCGCTGTCTCTCGGCTATAACGTGCCCCGCTACAAGCTTCTCGTTTTCGTCCTGTCGGCCTCTCTGGCAGGCATGGCAGGCGCGACCAAGGCACTCGTGTTCCAACTCGCCTCTCTGACCGACGTTCACTGGGCCATGTCCGGCGAGGTCGTGCTGATGGCCATCCTTGGCGGCATTGGCACCATCTTCGGGCCGATCCTCGGCGCCTCCGTGATCGTCGGCATGCAGAACTACCTCGCATCCATGGGGGCATGGGTCATGGTCATTCAGGGCTGCGTGTTCGTGGTCTGCGTGCTTGTCTTCCGCGAAGGCATACTCGGGCTCGTCGCCCGCCTTGCGAAAATCAAGCTTTAG
- a CDS encoding response regulator transcription factor encodes MNILIIEDDPRVADFLERGLRAEGYGVTVARDGPTGIERAHELWQEWRSSGANGAILLDVMLPIINGSDVCQTLRASGISAPILMLTALGSVNDRISGLRMGADDYLVKPFSFEELLARIEALMRRPVDLRPLGPKTLCVGGLELDRESMRVTVEGDEISLTAKELALLELFMSAPGRVLSRERILANIWGAGEDPLTNVVDVYVRRLRAKIDRSSEGRSCITTVRGIGYRLEQNQ; translated from the coding sequence GTGAACATACTCATCATAGAAGATGATCCGAGAGTGGCTGATTTTCTGGAACGCGGATTGCGTGCGGAAGGCTATGGCGTCACCGTTGCACGTGATGGCCCGACCGGCATCGAGCGCGCCCATGAACTATGGCAGGAATGGCGGTCTAGTGGTGCAAACGGTGCCATTCTGCTCGATGTCATGCTGCCGATCATCAACGGTTCCGATGTCTGCCAGACGCTCCGTGCCAGCGGGATATCGGCTCCGATCCTGATGCTGACAGCCCTTGGCTCGGTCAATGATCGCATCTCGGGATTGCGCATGGGTGCTGACGATTATCTGGTCAAGCCATTCTCGTTTGAAGAATTGCTGGCGCGCATCGAGGCGCTGATGCGCCGCCCGGTCGATCTGCGTCCGCTCGGGCCTAAGACGTTGTGCGTTGGTGGACTGGAACTGGACCGGGAGTCCATGCGGGTCACCGTTGAAGGCGATGAAATTTCGTTGACTGCTAAGGAGCTTGCGCTCTTGGAACTCTTCATGTCGGCTCCCGGCCGTGTTCTCAGCCGGGAGCGGATTTTGGCCAATATCTGGGGCGCAGGCGAAGACCCTCTGACCAATGTGGTCGATGTCTATGTGCGCCGATTGCGCGCAAAGATCGACAGGTCTTCGGAGGGGCGCTCCTGCATCACGACTGTCAGGGGCATTGGCTATCGTCTCGAACAGAACCAGTAG
- the rsgA gene encoding ribosome small subunit-dependent GTPase A, with product MNAKSNLTNSRLHSALELLGWSDFFSDQINADEADLLPRRISSVHRARIEAIADTGPVKLELPANANVADFAVGDWVLADPGSDMFVRRLDRKTVFQRRTELGHGQQLVAANIDTLFIVTSCNADFNTDRLERYLIMANEAGTTPVIVLTKADTADDVGLFQTQAEALQRDLPVVALNGRSADAHSRLSAWCGVGQTIALVGSSGVGKSTLVNTLTGPTSDTQQKTGTIREHDAQGRHTTTARSLHSIAGGGWVIDTPGIRTLVVSDVTDGIDTVFADITELAPLCRFRDCTHAHEPGCAVQAAVKSGALAADRVERWRNLTSENRDKTPVFSGPRGNKIARKKKY from the coding sequence ATGAATGCGAAGTCAAACTTGACCAATTCACGTCTTCACTCAGCCCTGGAATTGCTTGGTTGGTCCGACTTTTTTTCGGATCAGATCAACGCGGACGAAGCTGACCTTCTGCCCCGGCGCATCTCGTCGGTTCACCGGGCGCGTATAGAAGCAATAGCGGATACAGGGCCCGTCAAACTGGAACTGCCAGCCAATGCCAACGTCGCTGACTTCGCGGTGGGCGATTGGGTGCTTGCCGATCCAGGGTCCGACATGTTTGTCAGGCGCCTCGACAGAAAAACCGTGTTTCAGAGACGCACCGAGCTTGGTCATGGCCAGCAACTGGTTGCAGCCAACATCGATACGCTTTTTATCGTCACATCCTGCAATGCCGATTTCAACACAGACCGCTTAGAACGTTACCTGATCATGGCCAACGAGGCCGGAACGACACCCGTGATCGTGTTGACGAAGGCCGACACTGCTGATGACGTTGGCCTGTTTCAGACGCAAGCCGAGGCTTTGCAACGCGACCTGCCCGTCGTTGCCTTGAACGGGCGCTCTGCCGACGCGCACTCTCGCTTGAGTGCATGGTGCGGCGTTGGCCAGACGATCGCCCTGGTGGGGTCCTCCGGTGTCGGAAAGTCTACACTCGTCAACACCCTAACGGGACCGACATCCGACACACAGCAAAAAACCGGGACCATTCGCGAGCACGACGCGCAAGGCCGCCATACCACGACCGCGCGATCGCTGCACTCCATTGCGGGTGGTGGCTGGGTTATCGATACGCCCGGCATAAGAACGCTCGTCGTCAGCGATGTCACCGACGGGATCGACACGGTTTTTGCAGACATAACCGAACTGGCACCCCTTTGCCGATTTCGCGATTGTACCCACGCGCATGAACCGGGCTGCGCAGTTCAGGCCGCTGTCAAAAGCGGCGCTTTGGCCGCTGACCGCGTTGAACGCTGGCGAAACCTGACGTCAGAAAACCGTGATAAGACACCTGTCTTCAGCGGTCCGCGCGGCAACAAGATCGCTCGAAAAAAGAAATATTGA
- a CDS encoding ABC transporter substrate-binding protein yields MIKRRQLLGGVAAASVLSMTGIGRAQDNKTIRIGVLLDLSGPYRDTGGETAVACARQAVKDSGILERGFNVEVLVADHQQKTDVGVGIVRKWIDQDGVDAVTEINNSAIALGAVDVIKAKDKVFLASGPASADFTGKACSPNTVHWALDTYCRAKSTGGAILKNGGDSWYFVTANYAFGQSLQAMATDVITPGGGKVLGSSVYPFPGTTDFSSFLLTATSTNPKVIAFANTAGDLISSVKSVKEFGLDQSITIAALAGFITEVHALGLEAAQGLMLTETFYWDRNDRTRAFTDKIKKETPKNYPNSEHAATYASVFHYLKAVAEMGAAEAKASGRNTVRAMKKMPTDDDCFGKGRIREDGRALIPTYLLQAKAPSESKGEWDLFKIIAETPAEEAFRPLDQNVCSTSDM; encoded by the coding sequence ATGATCAAGAGAAGACAATTGCTGGGCGGGGTAGCAGCCGCGTCCGTATTAAGCATGACCGGCATCGGTCGCGCCCAGGATAATAAGACGATCCGAATAGGCGTGCTGCTTGATCTTTCCGGGCCATACCGCGATACCGGCGGTGAAACGGCTGTTGCCTGCGCACGGCAGGCGGTGAAGGATTCCGGCATTCTGGAGCGCGGTTTCAACGTCGAGGTGCTGGTCGCCGACCACCAGCAGAAGACGGATGTGGGCGTAGGCATCGTCCGCAAGTGGATCGATCAGGACGGCGTCGATGCCGTGACAGAAATCAACAACAGCGCCATCGCCCTGGGTGCAGTCGATGTCATCAAGGCCAAGGACAAGGTGTTTCTGGCCAGCGGCCCGGCCAGTGCCGACTTTACCGGGAAGGCATGCAGCCCGAACACCGTACATTGGGCGCTAGACACCTATTGCCGCGCAAAATCTACCGGCGGCGCCATTCTCAAGAACGGCGGCGACAGCTGGTATTTCGTGACGGCGAACTATGCCTTCGGTCAGTCGCTTCAGGCCATGGCAACCGACGTGATCACGCCTGGCGGCGGCAAGGTTCTCGGCTCATCGGTCTATCCGTTCCCGGGCACTACGGACTTCTCGTCCTTCCTGCTAACGGCAACATCCACCAACCCGAAAGTCATCGCCTTTGCCAATACGGCGGGCGATCTCATCAGCAGTGTCAAATCCGTCAAGGAATTCGGCCTCGACCAGAGCATCACCATCGCGGCGCTCGCCGGCTTCATCACCGAAGTCCATGCGCTGGGGCTGGAGGCCGCACAAGGCCTGATGCTGACGGAAACATTCTACTGGGACCGCAATGACCGCACCCGCGCCTTCACCGATAAGATCAAGAAGGAAACACCGAAAAACTATCCCAACAGCGAACATGCGGCCACCTATGCCAGCGTCTTCCACTATCTCAAGGCTGTCGCTGAGATGGGTGCCGCCGAAGCCAAGGCATCGGGACGCAATACGGTTCGCGCCATGAAGAAAATGCCAACCGACGATGATTGCTTCGGCAAGGGCAGAATTCGCGAAGACGGTCGCGCACTTATCCCGACCTATCTCCTTCAGGCGAAAGCGCCAAGCGAGAGCAAAGGCGAATGGGACCTCTTCAAGATCATCGCCGAAACACCTGCGGAAGAGGCGTTTAGGCCGCTGGATCAGAACGTGTGCTCGACGTCCGACATGTGA
- a CDS encoding alcohol dehydrogenase — MDNYTLTEFGQPLVMRCEPELAPRGTEVLIEVSCCGVCQTDLSIKKGYYDLGGGKKMVMRDRGMVPPIVLGHEISGRLVALGPDAAISEDQIGRTFVVYPWIGCGQCVMCKEGDENLCLAPQFLGLQRPGGHAERIIVPHARYLVDIGNVDPALAATYACSGLTSYGALSKLAPQAHKAPLLLIGGGGLGQSALNIAKALGYKSVVVGDVDRIKREIAVAAGATKAIDPSSCDDEDFAGQFASVIDFVGNTATYEFGLKALRRGGRYVIVGLSGGEVTQALPPISLRPISIIGSLTGSLDDLRALLNLAKTGKLKPMDIERQPRSATNDALDRVRDGKVRGRLVLVSQKSDAYDRE; from the coding sequence ATGGACAATTACACACTGACCGAATTCGGACAGCCTCTGGTCATGCGCTGCGAGCCGGAACTGGCGCCGCGCGGCACTGAAGTCCTCATCGAAGTGTCCTGCTGCGGGGTCTGCCAGACAGACCTCAGCATCAAGAAGGGTTATTACGACCTCGGCGGCGGCAAGAAAATGGTCATGCGCGACCGTGGCATGGTCCCGCCCATCGTGCTGGGTCACGAAATTTCCGGGCGGCTGGTGGCGCTTGGACCGGACGCGGCCATTTCCGAAGACCAGATCGGTCGTACCTTCGTGGTCTATCCCTGGATCGGCTGCGGCCAATGCGTGATGTGCAAGGAAGGAGACGAAAACCTTTGCCTCGCGCCACAATTTCTCGGTCTGCAAAGGCCCGGCGGGCATGCTGAACGCATCATCGTTCCCCATGCCAGGTATCTTGTCGATATCGGCAATGTCGACCCGGCCCTTGCAGCGACCTATGCCTGTTCGGGCCTGACCAGCTACGGCGCCCTCAGCAAGCTGGCTCCACAGGCGCATAAGGCACCGCTGCTGCTCATCGGCGGCGGCGGGCTCGGACAGAGCGCGCTCAACATCGCAAAGGCCCTCGGCTACAAAAGCGTGGTTGTCGGCGATGTCGATCGCATCAAGCGCGAAATAGCCGTGGCGGCAGGTGCGACGAAGGCCATCGACCCGTCATCCTGTGATGACGAGGACTTTGCCGGGCAATTCGCAAGCGTCATCGATTTCGTCGGCAATACGGCGACCTATGAGTTCGGCTTGAAGGCACTCCGGCGCGGCGGTCGCTATGTCATCGTCGGACTTTCCGGCGGAGAAGTCACCCAGGCATTGCCGCCGATCTCGCTGCGCCCGATCTCGATCATCGGATCGCTGACCGGCAGTCTGGACGATCTTCGCGCGTTGCTGAACCTGGCGAAGACCGGAAAACTAAAACCCATGGACATCGAACGCCAGCCGCGCAGCGCAACCAATGACGCGCTTGACCGGGTTCGCGATGGAAAGGTCCGTGGTCGTCTCGTGCTCGTTTCACAAAAGAGCGACGCCTACGACCGGGAATAA